In Euphorbia lathyris chromosome 10, ddEupLath1.1, whole genome shotgun sequence, a single genomic region encodes these proteins:
- the LOC136209125 gene encoding heavy metal-associated isoprenylated plant protein 37: MTKDQDFKLLKIQTCVLKVNIHCDGCKHKVKKLLQRIEGVYQVNIDADQQKVTVSGSVDSATLIKKLGKAGKHAEIWSQKPNNQDQKQKNNNFVKDESNNKSQNIKGLEALKKQQKFPAFSSEEEEDDDYFDDEEDDDEEEDEEDELRFLRPTQLGLLRQQMDANNAKKGIDGVITAAAAAAAANNNKMNNILNGNVEKKGNSNPNQNVCLKMNPEKAMAMAGLKMNNAQLGGGNITSPEEGRMMNLAGFHGNSAAGAGGALGGGVGGNNHNGYQQVQSNNGSFPTSSMMMMNMNGSQHHPAVMMNMQQNRNEMMQNQGQAQLQPQMMYNRAALIPPNTAYYYNYSPAPYPPPYTYTDQLPNLNGDNYVAATTHVLSDENTSICAIM; encoded by the exons ATGACTAAAGATCAAGACTTTAAGCTTCTCAAGATCCAG ACATGTGTTCTTAAAGTGAACATACACTGTGATGGTTGTAAGCACAAGGTCAAGAAACTATTACAGAGGATTGAAG gtgtgTACCAAGTAAACATAGATGCTGATCAACAGAAGGTAACTGTATCAGGAAGTGTAGATTCTGCAACTTTGATTAAGAAATTAGGCAAAGCTGGTAAACATGCTGAAATTTGGTCCCAAAAACCCAACAACCAAGACCAGAAGCAAAAGAACAATAACTTCGTAAAGGATGAGAGCAACAACAAAAGTCAAAACATTAAAGGCTTGGAAGCTCTCAAGAAGCAGCAGAAGTTCCCTGCTTTTagctctgaagaagaagaagatgatgactattttgatgatgaagaggatgacgatgaagaagaagatgaagaggatgaGCTCAGGTTTCTGAGGCCAACTCAACTTGGCCTTCTGAGACAGCAAATGGATGCAAACAATGCCAAGAAAGGCATTGATGGAGTCATAACAGCTGCAGCTGCAGCTGCAGCTGCTAACAATAATAAGATGAACAATATTTTAAATGGGAATGTTGAAAAGAAAGGAAACTCAAACCCAAATCAGAATGTGTGTTTGAAGATGAATCCAGAAAAGGCAATGGCAATGGCAGGTCTGAAAATGAACAATGCTCAATTAGGAGGAGGAAACATAACAAGTCCTGAGGAAGGTAGAATGATGAATCTTGCTGGTTTTCATGGTAATTCTGCTGCTGGTGCTGGTGGTGCTTTAGGGGGAGGAGTAGGAGGCAATAATCACAATGGTTATCAACAAGTTCAATCCAATAATGGGTCATTTCCAACATCATCCATGATGATGATGAACATGAATGGATCACAGCATCATCCAGCAGTGATGATGAACATGCAGCAGAATAGGAATGAGATGATGCAAAATCAAGGTCAAGCTCAACTTCAACCTCAGATGATGTATAATAGAGCAGCTTTAATCCCACCTAACACTGCTTATTACTACAACTACAGTCCTGCACCATATCCTCCTCCTTACACATACACTGACCAACTACCCAATTTGAATGGTGATAACTATGTAGCAGCAACAACCCACGTGTTGAGTGATGAAAACACAAGCATCTGTGCAATTATGTGA